A region from the Lolium perenne isolate Kyuss_39 chromosome 4, Kyuss_2.0, whole genome shotgun sequence genome encodes:
- the LOC127294079 gene encoding uncharacterized protein, translating to MALALRLRRALAAASTSAPLLRPAASAALSPSRSLLPAPFARSLPRRLLPGGAAGFRSTAAAAARGNYGGGADDSHISPDEILFEGCDYKHWLITMEFPDPKPSREEMIETYLNTLAKVVGSYEEAKKRMYALSTTTYVGFQAEMSEEMSEKFRGLPGVVFILPDSYLYPETKEYGGDKYENGVITPRAPPTHYSKPSRTDRNRSFRGNYQDNPPPQGNYPRGPPLQGNYQDNPPPRGNYNSGPPPQGNFQPYRPPQDGRGYNPQQSYAQAGQDGRGYARNNSADRSGYNGPPAPGAFEGQVNQPGQGYQNPQEVRNFSQGQAGDFRSGSPPAPGTYGQPSGPGTYGQPSGPVTYGQPPAPTYPGGNQGGPGTGIGFGGDNRQGAGPAYGGDNRQGAGPAYGADNLHGGSGQYSSPGEGQQGNWQGRQ from the exons ATGGCCCTCGCGCTCCGCCTACGGCGAGccctcgccgccgcctccacctccgccccgctcctccgacccgccgcctccgccgcgctCTCCCCCTCTCGATCCCTCCTCCCCGCCCCCTTCGCCCGCTCTCTCCCGCGTCGGCTCCTccccggcggcgccgccggcTTCCGGTCGACAGCGGCGGCCGCTGCTCGGGGAAACTACGGGGGCGGGGCGGATGACTCCCACATCTCCCCCGACGAGATCCTCTTCGAGGGGTGCGACTACAAGCACTGGCTCATCACCATGGAGTTCCCCGACCCCAAGCCGTCccgcgaggagatgatcgagacataCCTCAACACCCTCGCCAAGGTCGTCGGAAG TTACGAGGAAGCTAAGAAGAGAATGTATGCTCTTAGTACAACAACATATGTTGGTTTTCAAGCTGAAATGTCTGAGGAAATGTCAGAAAAATTTCGCG GATTGCCGGGAGTAGTTTTCATCTTGCCTGATTCATATCTATACCCAGAGACGAAGGAATATGGAG GAGATAAATACGAGAATGGTGTCATAACTCCAAGAGCACCACCTACACATTATAGCAAACCGTCAAGGACTGACAGAAACCGCAGCTTCCGTGGAAACTACCAGGACAACCCTCCACCACAAGGAAATTACCCAAGAGGCCCACCACTGCAAGGAAATTATCAGGACAACCCCCCACCACGAGGAAATTACAACAGCGGCCCACCACCACAAGGAAACTTCCAACCCTACCGTCCGCCGCAAGATGGAAGGGGCTACAACCCACAGCAGAGTTACGCACAAGCTGGACAAGATGGTAGAGGTTATGCGAGGAATAATTCTGCAGACCGCTCAGGTTACAATGGACCGCCTGCTCCTGGTGCTTTCGAAGGGCAGGTAAATCAACCTGGTCAAGGTTACCAAAACCCGCAAGAGGTCAGGAACTTCTCGCAAGGGCAGGCAGGAGATTTCAGGTCTGGTAGTCCTCCGGCACCTGGAACCTACGGGCAACCCTCTGGACCTGGAACCTACGGGCAACCCTCTGGACCTGTAACCTATGGGCAACCACCTGCACCAACATACCCTGGAGGTAACCAAGGTGGTCCTGGTACGGGTATTGGTTTTGGTGGAGATAACAGACAGGGGGCAGGACCTGCATATGGTGGAGATAACAGACAGGGGGCAGGACCTGCATATGGTGCAGATAACCTGCATGGGGGTTCTGGCCAGTATTCTAGCCCAGGTGAAGGACAACAAGGGAACTGGCAG GGTAGGCAGTAA
- the LOC127347249 gene encoding uncharacterized mitochondrial protein AtMg00810-like has translation MDVSNALLHGHLSEQVYCQQPIGFVDVERPDDVCLLFRSLYGLKQSPRAWYQRIAGFLHQLGFRSTRSDASFFVYRTGNDMAYLLLYVDDIILTASTAGLLRQLTDSLRAEFALKDLGPLHYFLGIEVVRRADGFFLHQRKYAHELLERAGMLNCNPAPTPVDTKAKLSASDGSLASDTPFYRSIVGALQYLTLTRPELQYAVQQVCLHMHAPQDAHWVAVKRILRYVCGTMGYGLSLHASPSTSTDLVAYSDADWAGCPDTRRSTSGYCVYLGSSLVSWSSKRQPTVSRSSAEAEYRAVANAVAECTWLR, from the coding sequence atggacgtctccaacgccttACTTCATGGCCATCTGTCGGAGCAGGTGTACTGCCAGCAGCCCATCGGCTTCGTCGATGTTGAGCGCCCTGATGACGTGTGTTTGCTCTTTCGGTCCTTGTATGGACTGAAGCAGTCGCcccgcgcctggtaccagcgcatcgctGGCTTCCTGCATCAGCTTGGTTTCCGCTCCACGCGTTCTGATGCGTCGTTTTTCGTCTACCGGACCGGCAACGACATGGCCTACCTGCtgctctacgtcgacgacatcatcttgACGGCCTCCACCGCTGGTCTTCTTCGACAGCTCACCGACAGTCTTCGCGCCGAGTTCGCGTTGAAGGATCTCGGACCGctccactacttcctcggcatcgaggttgtCCGGCGTGCGGACGGGTTCTTCCTTCATCAACGGAAGTATGCCCACGAGCTCCTCGAGCGTGCAGGGATGCTTAACTGCAACCCTGCCCCGACTCCTGTTGACACGAAGGCCAAGCTCTCAGCCAGTGATGGGTCGCTGGCCTCCGACACGCCGTTCTACcgctccatcgtcggtgcccTCCAGTACTTGACGTTGACACGTCCAGAGCTCCAGTACGCTGTGCAGCAGGTGTGCTTGCATATGCATGCCCCTCAGGATGCCCATTGGGTCGCGGTGAAGCGGATTCTCCGCTACGTTTGTGGCACCATGGGCTATGGCTTGTCACTGCATGCTTCGCCCTCGACGTCGACCGACCTCGTTGCCTACTCGGACGCGGACTGGGCGGGCTGCCCGGACACGCGACGCTCCACCAGCGGATACTGCGTCTACCTCGGCTCGTCGCTCGTCTCTTGGTCCTCCAAGAGGCAGCCCACCGTGTCTCGCTCCAGTGCTGAGGCCGAGTACCGCGCCGTGGCCAACGCTGTGGCTGAGTGCACATGGCTTCGTTAG